The Populus alba chromosome 6, ASM523922v2, whole genome shotgun sequence genomic interval ATTTTGGAGATGATgccaagaagaataaaaaatgcaaaGCTTTTACCTTTAATGTATTCCAAAATAAGTTACAAATCTGAAACTTTGacaaagatgatatttttttttaaaaaaaaataaatgtaattaatGATCCTAGTATAGTTCATTAGTATTTGTGTTGGCGATACCAAAGTAATTGAGTTATAGAGCAAGCTGATTGCTATATGCATAAGTAAAATTGCccaatatgatttttgtttatggATTTATCAATAAAGttcaatatttcaatattcacaATAGAATTTttggaataataataatctcgAATGGGTTTTTTGTTGAAATCTCCACCAAGAAAACAACGTCATGCAAATTATACCTAATAAAATaagcaatataatttttttttaaaaatcataaatataacgGATTAACCAATTCCCTTAGAATATTTGAAACTCTTAAAGTGTCATTGTTAAGGTATTTtacttatattaaaacaaatacttAGATATCCGTAGTAAAGAATTTATATGCAAAAAACTCATTCAAATATCATAACAATccaaataaatagtttttgtatttgtaactctcataaaaaaataaaaaataaaaaaaggagaccAATTTTTCAATTGAGGACTTTCTCTTTAAAACGCTTTTTTCACCTTAAAattgaagataaagaaaaaatgccCACAagttagaatttttaatttagagttgaaattgtgattttttattaaaaaaaaatagagatataaCCACAACTCACATATGTAATACATCACTATTAGAGTGTAAAATCATTAGGGGATGTACCCAGTAATTTCTCCCCGGAATGGGTTCGATTATATCTTATCTCATTCTGAATCTAATTGGGTTGATCGACCCCAATGAATGTATGGTTTCAAAAGTTTGCCTTAGATTTGTTACCACTCCTCATGACTCGCACTGAAAATAGTCACTTTACGCCCTAGATGTCTGGTTAGCTATTATGCTCAATGCATTTCAGGGAGAAATTAGCTAACTCTAGGTTTCACATATCTGATCTTCTTACTTTTTAGGTTATGAAAAGGGTTAGCACTCTTATTAAGAGATTCTTAGGTCCATATTAGCAACAATCAATAAGACCTTATAAGAACCCAATATTTTTGCATAGAAGATGTAAAACATATATTTGGCGAGGTAGTCATTCTGCCTATttcatcaagttaaaaaaatgtattttatcatAACTTTTTCctactaagaaaaataaagtgtaGCGTTATGCCTCGTTGGTGTCTTTACTTTGAAACAAATgaattagaattagaattagGCCTAATACTAAATACCAAGACTAAGCATAAGATAACTaagtggaaaagaaaaggttcgtCACTCACCTCTTAACAAAGCACAACAagaaatattattctttttttagtactcaaattaatttatcatggaAAGATGAAGGCCtgtgttatgaaaaaaattagcaagttatatttatttttattgcaaaTATTGTTTATGGGTAAGtcatgttttttgtgttttccatTTATGTGTAGGTAGCTCTCAGATCAAGAATAGACAGGTTTAAAGTCTAATAAACAAaatctctcaaaaaaaaaaaaaaaaacactactagTTGGTACACATGGTTGTGTCTACCTTACCATCCCTTCTAACTTATAAAAAGGGTAGGCATAGGGTTGTGATGGAGGTATAATCATTCTTACATAAGACACTTCTATTGATAAGGATGTTGAGAAAGGTAAGAACATGAGAAGCTACAAAAAGACATTAGAGTTTTTGCTTAAGTATATTTTAAGTTCACAggaaaaacttatattttttcatgtggaataaaaaaaaattatttaaatatttcaacttaaaaatttaatatatatcttttaaatgtggaataatttaatttgttgagtGATTAAACCTTCTAGTTATTCCCTTGCACTTAAAATCTCGTGGttgatcacttttttttatacaaacgaatattatttaatagacGAAGCTCTTCTAATCATCCTCAATTTTCTTCGTCCTCTGTCTTAGGgaaataaatgaagattttCGTTCCATCTTCCATGACTTTGAAACCATGTTAAATGTCGAAGTTTAGAGTTAAAATAACTTtctcaagaaaacaaattgctacaatttttatatataattaaaacaaaaattggtACCTTAATATCTACAAgagattatgctctttttttctccAATTAGTGGACTAAAAAGGTGTGAGATCTTTATTCTCTagtgaacaaaaaaattatgatcttGATTGCTCTTTTCTATTCCTTTTCTATTGGAATCTGCCACCACTACACGGTATATCCAAGCACACGGTTTTGGCGAAATCCATCCCTCTAAgcattcaaacaaaaatatccaaacagataaatttaaatatattttttttcaatttaattaataacttaaaatcgtgaaaaagaaaaatatcagaATTTTCAATATAGAGAGGAACGCGGGAGAGGGTAATTCCAAGcggaaagaagaaaggaaaaagaaaaccacCTTCTCTTCGTGATGCCAAAAACGCTGGCCTCCAATCAGTGGGCCCGTTGGTGGTGTTTGTAATAATTGCCCATCCCTTTTCTCCCTTAAGATTTCGACACGTCCCCGAGACCCAGACAGTGATGTGATGAATTCACTTTTCTTGGAATCTTTTTTTGGAGGGCTAGATCCCAAGATGAAGTCTCAATCATTAGATCAGTTCATGCTTTGTAATGGGTCCCACCTGACAAGTGTATTTGTGGGTAACctagtgggttttttttaaagatttttttatttaaaaatatattaaaatttatttttttattcttaaaaaaattatttttttatatcagtatattaaaataatttaaaaaaaataaaaataattatttaaaaaaataaaaataaaacgaaCTTCTTAGACGAGAGATATATTgttgaattcaaaataattttaaaatatctctaTTATTAAACTAGAAAACGAAAATAAAAGTGGGAAATAAGTCACTGGTTGGGTCGATCTTTCCTGGCAAACAATcaaaattatcatcattattatataattCCAAAAAAGCATGGCCCCAGGTCCACCTActccataataataaaataaattggaaagaGAGAACTCTTAGCTAGGCCTACTTGCCTAAgatatcaaatcaaatcatttgtggtggttttccttttcctttataaACCACCCCAACatctaaatcttttttcttaaagatTTTACATAAATCTTAACGATGGTAGGCAAGAGAACAAATCCTATGATCGGAAGACTGTCGGAACTATTGGTCTCAGGCACCCGAGCCAAGTTCATGGATGCTAACACCAGTCCTAGAAGTCCACTGGACTACATAAACCAGTCACCTAAAGGTCTAAAGAATTATCATGATCTCGGTGGGGTTGGATTAGGTATTGTTGCAGCCCTTGACAAGCCCTCTAATACTGATGTGGGGCATGAAGTTTTGGCTAAGTATGCTGTTTGCAGGTCAAATTTGAATAGATCAAATCCAATTCCAGTTAATTCAGGTAAAGATTGTGAGATACTTAACTGTGGTTTTGAGGAAATCGATATGAAGAGCTTGGAAGACTATACATACGTCACAATCCATGCTCCTAATCAATCCTTCACGAAGGTTTACTATGATGGAGGTGAACGTGGAAAACGAGGGCATGACAGAAGATGTGAGAACATGGGATGTACTTCTGTTCCTAAGCGATCTCCTGCCGGAGTTGCCGAGGATGTTCCCGTATATCCCACTTCAGATTTTCTGAGTTCATGCCACCTGTGCAGGAAAAAACTCTACGGCAGAGACATCTACATCTACAggtaaatcaatttttcttccgGCTCCTTGGAGTTTTCTTTACAAGTTATTTGCAGGTGTGTTCTTGACATGGGTTTCAAGACTGGAATTGAAGCATGAAATTAATCATTTGTGTTCTTACCTGTTTACAGGGGGGAGAAAGGATTCTGCAGCGTGGAGTGTCGATCGAGTCAAATAATGATGGACGAGCGCAAAGAACAGTGCAGATCGGAAGTTGCGAGATCTGCAGATGTTTCAAGCTCGCCTTTCAAAACAAGCCCCATCTTCTCAACTGGGATTCTTGCAATTTAGGATAAACATCGCAGTCCTGAACTTCCAATTTTACACGGCAATACGCTAATACAATATGACATCTTAT includes:
- the LOC118048101 gene encoding FCS-Like Zinc finger 13, whose protein sequence is MVGKRTNPMIGRLSELLVSGTRAKFMDANTSPRSPLDYINQSPKGLKNYHDLGGVGLGIVAALDKPSNTDVGHEVLAKYAVCRSNLNRSNPIPVNSGKDCEILNCGFEEIDMKSLEDYTYVTIHAPNQSFTKVYYDGGERGKRGHDRRCENMGCTSVPKRSPAGVAEDVPVYPTSDFLSSCHLCRKKLYGRDIYIYRGEKGFCSVECRSSQIMMDERKEQCRSEVARSADVSSSPFKTSPIFSTGILAI